TCGGTCATCGAGACGAGCATCACCACACACATGGACACGATGGCGGCGGCGGCGAACTGCGGGGTCCCGAAGTGGAAGGGAGTGGGGAAGCCGACGAGGTCGGCTTCCTTGACCGCGGTGAAGTCCGTGATGCCGACGGGTATCGCGATCAGCGTGCCGACGACGAGGCCGATCAGCACCGCTATCTGTTTGAGGAAGCCGGTGGTGAAGCGGCGCAGCAGCAGCACGATCAGCAGGGTGAGCCCGGCCATGCCGATGTTGCTGAAGCCGCCGTAGTGCGGGTCCTTGTCGTTGCCGCCTTGCGCCCAGTTGAAGGCGACGGGCATCAGCGAGACCCCGATGAGGGTGATGACGCTGCCGGTGACGACGGGCGGGAAGAAACGGACGAGCTTGCTGAAGAAGGGGGCGAGGAGGAAGCCGAGCGCTGCGGCGACGATCGTCGCGCCGAAGATGACGGGCAGCGCGTCCTCGGGACCCTCGGACTTGTTGATCGCCAGCATGGGCGCGACGGTCGCGAAGGTGACGCCGTTGACGAACGGGAGCTTGGCGCCGATCTTCCAGACGCCGAGGGTCTGGAGGAGGGTGGCGATACCGGCCATGAACAAGCTGGCCCCGGTGAGGAACGTGAGTTCGCCCGGAGAGAGCCCCACGGCGGCGCCGATGACGAGCGGGGGCGCGACCACCCCCGCGTACATGGCGGCCACATGCTGGAGGCCGGTGGTGAACAGCTTCAGAGGGGGCATTCCCTGGTCGACCGGGTGCTTTTCCTGAGCGGGGCCCTGCCGGTCCGGATCCGGCGTGTCCCCACCGCCTTCCGCCGTCTTGCCTTGCGCGGTGAACCTGGGCGTCTTGGCCACTGGGTCCTCCTGTCGATGTCAGTGCCCGGACGGCACGCGCTTTCAGGGAGGTGATGCGGTGTGCAAGGTGGTGCTGGGGTGTGCGGTGGTGCGTCTGTGGTGGTGCGCCCATGGGTGCTGTCCGGTGTCCGGAGCATGACATGCCCGGGAGACAGGAGTGGAGAAGTGGAACCGGCCGGGAGCCGTCCCTCCCGGCCGGTGTCTGTGGACCGGCCGACTCGTCAGCCGGCGTCCGCCGCGATCCGGGCGAGGCGCCCGGCCTCGTCCCGCGCGCCGCGCGCGATCTCGTCCTCGTCGGCACCGAGCAGACGGCCGTCCTCCACGACGGACTTGCCATCGACGAGGGACAGGGTGACCGGAGCCGCGGCGCCCAGGACGAGCGCGGCGACCGGGTCGGCGATGGAGGAGTGCCCGATACCGTCGACCTTCCACAAGACGGCGTCCGCGAGCTTGCCCGCCTCCAGCGAGCCGGTCTCCTGTGCGCGGCCGAGGACCTGGGCCCCGCCGTAGGTGCCCAGCCGCAGGGCCCCGCGCACGGTCAGCGCGCTCTCCTTGTGCGGGCCGAGACGGTTGACCAGCAGCGCGTTGCGCAGCTCGGTGTGCAGCTCGCCCGACTCGTTGGAGGCCGTACCATCCACGCCCAGGCCGACCGGCACCCCGGCCGCGAGCATGTCGGGCACCCGCGCGATGCCCGCGCCCAGCCGGGCGTTGGAGGAGGGGCAGTGCGCTGCGCCGGTCTTCGTACGGCCGAACGCTTCGATGTCCGAGTCGGTCATGTGGACGCAGTGCGCCATCCACACGTCCTCGCCCAGCCAGCCCGTCGACTCGAAGTAGTCGGTGGGGCCCATGCCGAACAGCTCGTGGCAGAACTTCTCCTCCTCCGCCGTCTCCGAGCCGTGCGTGTGCAGCCGCACACCCTTGCGGCGGGCCAATTCCGCGCCCTGGCGCATCAGTTCGGTGGAGACGGAGAAGGGCGAGCAGGGCGCGACGGCGATGTGCAGCATCGAGCCGAACGAGGCGTCGTGGTACCTGTCGATCGCCCGCTCGGTCTCGGCGAGCGCGCCCTCCAGGCTCTCGACGGCGAAGTCCGGCGGCAGGCCTCCGTCCGACTCGCCCCGGTCCATCGAGCCGCGGGCGGCGGTGAAGCGCAGACCCAGCTCGGCGGCGGCGCGGATCTCGGCCCCGAGCAGGTCACCGCTGTCACGCGGGAAGACGTAGTGGTGGTCCATGGCGGTGGTGACACCGCCGCGCGCCATCATCCCGAGGGAGCCACGGGCGGCGGCGTAGACCATCTCCTCGTCGATCCGTGCCCAGGTGGGATAGAGGGCCACGAGCCAGTTGAAAAGATTGGCGTCCGTGGCGAGGCCGCGGGTGATCCACTGGTAGAAGTGGTGGTGGGTGTTGATGAGTCCGGGGGTCAGGAGATGCCCGGTGCCGTCGATGCGGCGCGCGACGTTCTCCAGGCCCTCGGGGGCCCGGCCCGGACCGATGGACTCGATCCGGTTGCCGTTGACGACCATGTGACCCGACGCGTATTCGGTGTCGTTCGCGTCGACGGTCGCGATGGCGCAGTTCTCGATGATGATGCGTTCGGATATTCGGGGATCCGCCATGGTGTTCCTCGCTGCGGGGGAAGAATCAGAGGTTGGTCATGTCCAGGGGTATGCGAGGCGCCACGCCGTCCCGGAGTACCGTCGCCTCGATCAGGCCGTACGGCCTGTCCGCTGCGTAGTAAACGGCCCCGTCCGCCGCCTCGTTCTTCATCCCGAACGGCGAGAGGTCCACCTTGAAGTGGTGCTTGTTCGGCATGGAGAACC
This sequence is a window from Streptomyces sp. NBC_01775. Protein-coding genes within it:
- a CDS encoding 8-oxoguanine deaminase, translating into MADPRISERIIIENCAIATVDANDTEYASGHMVVNGNRIESIGPGRAPEGLENVARRIDGTGHLLTPGLINTHHHFYQWITRGLATDANLFNWLVALYPTWARIDEEMVYAAARGSLGMMARGGVTTAMDHHYVFPRDSGDLLGAEIRAAAELGLRFTAARGSMDRGESDGGLPPDFAVESLEGALAETERAIDRYHDASFGSMLHIAVAPCSPFSVSTELMRQGAELARRKGVRLHTHGSETAEEEKFCHELFGMGPTDYFESTGWLGEDVWMAHCVHMTDSDIEAFGRTKTGAAHCPSSNARLGAGIARVPDMLAAGVPVGLGVDGTASNESGELHTELRNALLVNRLGPHKESALTVRGALRLGTYGGAQVLGRAQETGSLEAGKLADAVLWKVDGIGHSSIADPVAALVLGAAAPVTLSLVDGKSVVEDGRLLGADEDEIARGARDEAGRLARIAADAG
- a CDS encoding nucleobase:cation symporter-2 family protein, with translation MAKTPRFTAQGKTAEGGGDTPDPDRQGPAQEKHPVDQGMPPLKLFTTGLQHVAAMYAGVVAPPLVIGAAVGLSPGELTFLTGASLFMAGIATLLQTLGVWKIGAKLPFVNGVTFATVAPMLAINKSEGPEDALPVIFGATIVAAALGFLLAPFFSKLVRFFPPVVTGSVITLIGVSLMPVAFNWAQGGNDKDPHYGGFSNIGMAGLTLLIVLLLRRFTTGFLKQIAVLIGLVVGTLIAIPVGITDFTAVKEADLVGFPTPFHFGTPQFAAAAIVSMCVVMLVSMTESTADMLALGEVVERPSDERTIAAGLRADTLGSFVSPFFNGFLCSAFAQNIGLVAMTRIRSRFVVATGGGILILMGLCPPAASLIASVPQPVLGGAGVVLFGSVAASGIQTLIKADLSKDNNVLIVGTALAVGLIPIAAPDFYHAFPESAKIILDSGISTGCVTAVVLNLLFNHLGRHRDDEIVTHPMEPGDGIPHQHTPA